The following nucleotide sequence is from SAR324 cluster bacterium.
GACCATAAATCTTTAACCCTTTTTTTCTGGTTCCCTACCTCTGGTGGGGAACCCTCCTTAGCCCACCTCCGGTGGCTTGCCGGGGAGCATTGGAAGGGCACCATCGGTAGAGACGGGTTTCAAACCCGTCTCTACAGGGAACGGTTCCCGACGAGACTTTTGATCGGGTACTTAGGATTGGAAATTTTGCTGAATCTGGACATTAAGGAACACTGATGAATCACGAAATGATGGAAACGATCGATACGCCGAAAATACTCGTGGTCGATGATGAAGCTGATAATATAATTGCTTTGGAGCAAATTCTGAAAGATCTGAAGTTGTCCATTTTCAAGGCCGATTCCGGAAAAGACGCAGTCAACCTCGCAAAATCCCATGAATTTGCCATCATCATTATGGATGTCCATATGGCTGGAATTGATGGTTTCAAAGCTGCCGAACTAATCCGCTATTTTGGAAAATCCCAAAAATCGCCCATTATTTTTCTGACCGCCTCCGCAATTCGGGAAAATCAGATTTTCAGAGGATATGACGTGGGTGCCGTGGATTATTTATTCAAACCGCCATCGCCGTATATTCTTAAGAGCAAGGTGAAAATCTTTGTCGAGTTGTATCAGCAAAAGTTACTGATTGAGATTCAGCGAAAAAATTTGGAACGTTCTTTAGAGGTGCAGAAGCAAGTCTCTGAAGAATTAAAAATCGCTCAGCAACAGGCGGAAATTGCTCGACAGAATTCGGAATCCGCCAATCAGGCCAAATCCACTTTTCTAGCCAGTATGAGTCACGAAATTCGAACGCCCATGAATGGCATCATTGGTATGACAGGCCTCCTGTTAAAAACCGGGCTGACATCCAAACAACGTGAATTCGCTGAAATGGTCCGTGTCAGTGGTGTGCATCTGCTGAACCTCATCAATGACATCCTGGATTTTTCCAAGATTGAAGCCGGGAAAATGGAACTGGAAAAGCAACCTTTTGATCTGAGAAACTGTGTGGCGGATGCTATGGAGGTGCTGGCGATTAAAACCGCGGAAAAAGGGATTGAATTGACAAGTTACATTGAACCCGATGTTCCTTCGTTCATTGAGGGGGATGTCACCCGTTTGAGACAAATCCTGGTCAATTTGATCGGCAATGCCGCAAAATTCACAGAAAGAGGTGAAATACTGGTTTCTGTAAGTCTGGAAAAACAAAACCCTGACAATGTCGAACTCAAGTTTGCTGTCAAAGATACTGGAATCGGAATTCCTGAAGACAAGCTGGATCAATTATTTGCCGCTTTTAGCCAGATCGATGCCTCCACAACCCGCAAATTTGGCGGTACAGGGTTGGGCTTATCGATTTCTCGAAGATTGGTGTCATTCATGGGAGGAAACATCCGGGTTGAAAGTAAACTCAACGAAGGAAGCACTTTCTTGTTTACAATAAAAGCACACATTGCTCAGGAACAACCAGCTCCATACCTGAAGCCCAGGAATCATGAACTCGAAGGAAAACATGTTTTAGTTGTGGACGACAATGCGACAAACCTTCGCATTTTACAATTGCAGTGCGAACATTGGGGGATGACAACTGAGTCCACTACTTTTCCCAAAGAAGCATTGGCGTGGATAAAAAGCGGAAAAAAATATGACATCGCCATTCTTGATTATAATATGCCTGAAATGGATGGCGTACAGCTTGGTGAAAATATTCGAACCTTTGTTTCCATGGAAAACATGCCCATGGTTTTGTTTTCATCCTCAGACCAACTTGAGCAAATTGAAGACTCCGTACTAAAAAATATTTTCAACGCACAACGCACAAAACCTGTTCGTATTTCAGCGCTATTTGACTGTTTAACCGGCATATTGATCAAGCAGAAACCTTCGTTGCCAGAAAAAAATCAAAATGATTCCAGCAAACTTTCTCATGAAATGCCCTTACGCATTCTGGTGGCAGAAGACAATGAAATCAATCAAGTTCTGTTGATCAGCCTACTGGAATCATTCGGCTATGTTCCTGTTGTGGTATCCAACGGGATAGAAGCATTAGAGGCGTTGGCACAGCAAGATTATGACTTGATTTTAATGGATGTGCAGATGCCGAAAATGGATGGATTTGAGACCACCCGGAAGATTCACCAGACACTCCCCAAGGAAAAAAGACCCAGGATCATTGCGGTAACAGCCAATGCACAACAGGAAGATCGGGAAAAATGCCTTGTCATCGGCATGGATGATTATATCAGAAAACCCATTATCGAAGAGGAACTCATCTCAGTTTTGAAACAATGGGGAAACCCGGTTTCTCAGCGAAAGGCCCGTGATTCCCTGCAGAAATTTGAGG
It contains:
- a CDS encoding response regulator — translated: MNHEMMETIDTPKILVVDDEADNIIALEQILKDLKLSIFKADSGKDAVNLAKSHEFAIIIMDVHMAGIDGFKAAELIRYFGKSQKSPIIFLTASAIRENQIFRGYDVGAVDYLFKPPSPYILKSKVKIFVELYQQKLLIEIQRKNLERSLEVQKQVSEELKIAQQQAEIARQNSESANQAKSTFLASMSHEIRTPMNGIIGMTGLLLKTGLTSKQREFAEMVRVSGVHLLNLINDILDFSKIEAGKMELEKQPFDLRNCVADAMEVLAIKTAEKGIELTSYIEPDVPSFIEGDVTRLRQILVNLIGNAAKFTERGEILVSVSLEKQNPDNVELKFAVKDTGIGIPEDKLDQLFAAFSQIDASTTRKFGGTGLGLSISRRLVSFMGGNIRVESKLNEGSTFLFTIKAHIAQEQPAPYLKPRNHELEGKHVLVVDDNATNLRILQLQCEHWGMTTESTTFPKEALAWIKSGKKYDIAILDYNMPEMDGVQLGENIRTFVSMENMPMVLFSSSDQLEQIEDSVLKNIFNAQRTKPVRISALFDCLTGILIKQKPSLPEKNQNDSSKLSHEMPLRILVAEDNEINQVLLISLLESFGYVPVVVSNGIEALEALAQQDYDLILMDVQMPKMDGFETTRKIHQTLPKEKRPRIIAVTANAQQEDREKCLVIGMDDYIRKPIIEEELISVLKQWGNPVSQRKARDSLQKFEAAPVLDNSVFSGYKRPLQKRLIDIFLNSVPTSLEKLQHYIENRDFLQIHDEAHFLKGSCLGIGANRMAQICKVLQQNAELQEMANAENFLLQLKENFEMVQQEFHLITNQE